GTGGGCTCGCTCGGAAccctttattattttttgtccGCCCAgtccttctccctctctttcCTGTCCTCCCCCACGCGtgcgcctccttcctcccttccctctccccggcggcggctgcggcggacGAACCCGATCGCAAGGTAATCTCAATCCCGTCGACCCTCTCCCCTCCCTTCCCCCGCTCTAGGAACGCGAATTGCTCCTGCCGATCCCTCGCGCGCGTGCGTGCGTCCCAGCGCCGGATTGGAACCGCGTTTTTGTTTTGGGCCGCCGCCGTATGGTTAGGGCACGATGATCCTTTACGAGATCATACCTTGAGGCGTAGACGGTACTCCCGAGTCTATTAGCTCCACCTGAAGATCTATGGCTGGCTATTCCTTTTGCGTACGACGGTACGATCCATGATTCGGCTATGCGTTTGGTGTGTTTGATGTTTGAGGTTTTGATTCGGGAGAATTTTGGGGTGCCGTTGTCCGGATGAGCGATCCGTGTGGCTCCCTGCGTTATTAAAAACTGCAGGTTCCTTCCTGTATGTTAGTCCGCGTTTTCTGCCTCGGGTGTGTTATTGGCGATGGATTTGTGGGTGTTTCGATAGACAAAATGACATATCTGATCATTGCATCTGTGCATTTCTGTTCATTTCTTTTATCCTTTTTCATACTCACCGTCGTTACGTAGTTATCATATGAATTTTGCCTAATGTATTAAGGATGGTGGAGATCACATATTGTCTTCTTGTCTTCTTCTGTTTGGCAACAGTGGATGCCTTATCTATACACTCAACATGATGCCCCTTCTTTTCCATGATGGTTCACCTTCTGTGTGTTGGACGGTTTTGCTGTTTTTTCTGTCTCATTGTTGGCATTGCGATTCATGGATATTGCAATGTGTTTGGCGTGTGAAATTGTATTGCCTTGTAGTAGGCTTGATTTGAGGGAATTTGTTGTGCGGTTTCATATGATTGATCCTTGTGGTTCCCTGCGTTATTGAACCGTGGTTAAATGTTAGGGCGCATTTCATTAGACTGGTTGTCCTTGCTGGGATTTGCCTGTCTTGTTTCATCATGATCTGTTACCTGAATTTTCTGTGTCAGTCGTTAGACAAATGGCATATCTGATCACTGCATTtgtgcatttcttttcttttcttttttcaaactGATCATTTATGCGTAGTAATTATATATGTCGCCTAATGTAAAATGGATGGCCAAGATCACACATTGTTTCTACATTCTGTTTGGCTATCATGGATGGTTTATCTGCACATGATGCACAAAGTATGCGTGCGCCTTCTCTTCCATGATGATCCGCCCTGTGTGTATTGGATGCATTTTGTCATACTTTTCTGTCTCATAGGTGCTCATGTCTGCATATCATAATCAAGAAAGCAGCCGTGTTACGGTGTTAGTGTGGGTGCTCGTTTTCTGGCATGCTGTGTTTTCCGACACTTTTACGTGCCTGAATAATTTCTGTATATCAATTCATTAGACTTGACAACCTGTATCCTGTTTCATTGTTTGTGCAGGAACAATGTCGTTCAAATGCGTTGTTGGCGCGACGGTTGCTTCCTTGGGCATTGCGTATGTGTGCGACACGGCTGTTTCTGACAAGAAGATTTTTGGAGGTGAGTGACATGTTACACCAGATGCCTGTAGGTTGCCATCTTGTAAGTTTTGGATCTAAACCAGCTTCTTCCTTTGGAAACAGGTACCGTTTGCAAGACAGCCACTGACAAGGAGTGGCAGCAAGCCACGGACGCCAAGCTCCAGGCCTGGCCTCGCACCGCTGGACCACCGGTCATCATGAACCCCATCAGCCGCCAGAACTTCATTGTCAAGCCCTCTGACTAGGCGGTCGCAAGCTGGATCAGCGTCTTACTTCCACCATGGAGCCAAAGTTTCTTTTCTAGGTCTTGAAATCCTAATAAAAGGGACTAAAGTTGGGATATCATTTTTGCACTTGTCACTGTCGTGATCAACTTCAGGGCTTACCGGTTCACTTTGTCTTTTGGTTGATTCTGTTCCTTGGTGGAAATTTCCACCATGCCGTAAATAATAGCTTTGTTTTCCTACAATCATATGGTGTCTCTAAGCAAATTTGATGCATCGAGATTGTTTTCAGATGTTTCCTTTTTATTGCTCGGCAGTGagattgttttgttttgattgTTACTCCTATTCAACATTGCAAACTATGATTGTTCTCTCAGTTGATGCCAGCTTCCTGTGCCATGCTGTTGAGAATGCAAAGGTCTTGCAATGCATCTATTCCCACTGAAGAACTAGATTCAGGCAAATTTAGGTTCAGCATATATGTGCTCATGTGTTGTGACCCATCTGTTCAGGGCATCTGTTGCCAGTACTGCACTATGCCTTAAAAAGGTCATAGATTTTGAATGAATCAAAAAAGGATGGTCACATCACAAGTaacaataattattttttttagttgtgTCAGGTTTAAACTTGTGTACAGGTGAGAGTGGCGCACCTGATAATTTGAACTTGATACCAGAATCTTAAGTTAAAATTGCTAACAAATTAAAACTCCAAGATGAAGGAGCTACCAAGCATGCTACTGACACATATCTGAAGTTCTGAATCCGCCAAAGTGGTTTACAAGCCTATGGTCCAACACAAATATTGATATCAGGTTCTTGCCACAACATATTGATCTGGGAAGCAGATGTTCACACCCTAGTCTAAATTTATTATCATCCAGACAGGAAGCAGATGCACTTAAAAAGAACATGGGAAATGAGCCGTGATGACAGAAACAAATGATAACTGTAGCCCCCATGTCAATGTCAACAGACTGGGTGATGTAACACAATCAAACACTTGCAAAATATCTTCCAGGAAAGTGAGTGAGCTGCCCATCCTTACATTGATGCAGAAAAGATAGAAAGCAGTTAGATAGCGACTGAAAATGGAAGTTCAAATGTAGCACGTGAACTTTAAAGTGTGCAAATTGTGTCCCTCAAAAGTCATAACCACTGCAAGTTCTCGACAGAATAAAGATCTCTCTGCATCTTCACATCAACATTTAACATCTGGCCTATTAGAATACTATCATAACTGACTGAATCTACTTGTTCTTCCTAGTTTAAATGCTGAGGCAATTCTTCACATGCAGCTAAGAAAACTAGTGCTGATACTTACACTTCAGAGGTAGAGAGATTTCAAGCATCCCATCAAAGTTGGGGGTCATAGATAGTGAACGGTGAAAAGCATAGCAAAGATGACTTAGACCTACACCATAGGTAGTGTAAAATGCACAGATTCAAGTCTTTGTGTTATTTCACCATTTGCAGCATCACATCTTAAAGGGCCATAATGTACTCATACAATACAACGTTTTTCAAGTTATAACTTACAACAGCATGCTCGTGGATCACTGGCATCCCTTTTAGGTGTGGGATCTTCAAAACCAGACCAAAATTTAGGGGTACTGTCTACACCAACTACCGACACCCTCATTCAACATGATCATCTACTACAGCTTGGTTGTTCGAGAACATGTCCCTTTTCTTGGGGAAACCAGGAGGCTCCATACCTGGGCCTCGATACTTCAGCTCTGGAGTGGCTCTAAGCCCAGGCTCAGCCGAAACAGGTCGATATGGAATACCAGCTGCCCCTGCATATCTAGTAGGGGACACATACCTTCTTGGAGCACTTCTCAATGCCCCACCGCGTAAATCCACGGCCCTGGCAGCCTCAGCATAGCCTCGGTCAGTAGATCTTGCAGTGGAATCCACATAGCTTCTATCACTGGCTCTTGTCGTGCCATCCACATAGCCTCGATCAGCAGCTCTTGTTGTGCTATCCGCAAAGGCTCGGTCACTAGCTGGATGATTCAAAATGCTACCTGTAGGAGCTGTGaccgaagtgctgaacgtctCCTCTGGTGTCCACCCCAATGAATCTTTCTTCTTCACATACACTTGCCATATGCCGATCAAGAACAGGAGGAAAAGCAGCGCCGGTCCACTCCACACAACAGCATTGCTCTCCGGCCTGTACACCGGGAAGTTGGACCGATAGATGGCGATGTAACCATCCCCGAGCCCCAAGATTACAAGCTTCTCCCTGTCCGCGACAATAAGAGGCTTCCCAGGTGGTAAGGCAGACATCACGGCACCGGGACCGGCGAAAACAGACTTGATTTCGTTAATGGTTGTGGTGAACAGCGGTCGAGGCGCCCCAACCCTCCCATAGTACTGTGACGAGGTGTTGTACACCATAATCTTATCTTGGCTGGCCACCAAGAGGTAACCTTTGATCGTCTGTATCGCGACAGGGCTGTCGGCCTCAGCCTTCTTGACAGCCCGGACTCGGCACTTGAGGCTGGCAACGTCACCAAGAAGCAGCAGGTGCACGAGGTCACCGGCATCAGTGAAGCCATAGGCCTTGAAGCGTTCGGAAGGGTCGAAGGAGTACGCCTTGGGACGGGAGCCGTTAAGCGCCTCGGCAAGGCCCTCGCAGGGCGTCTCGCGGACTGTCATGGAGCCTAGGTCGAGAGACGCGGCGCCGGCCTCGGTGAGGAAGAGGAGCCGCTGCTTGACGAAGGCGAGAGGCGTGGAGGATGCGATGGCGGTGCCATAGAGCGTGCCGTTCTCGGTGAAGACGCGgatgcggcggccggcgtcgcAGGAGAGCACGTAGCGGGAGCGGCCGGCATGGTGCGCCTCGAGGTGGAGCACGGGGGAGCCGTCGAGGCCGCGGACGAGGATGCGGGAGGAGGCCACGGCGAGGGTGAGCCAGTCGTCGCCGTGCGGGGACGACTCTGTGAGCCGGTGCGCCGCGATGGAGCCGTCGGCGTGGCCCGAGAAGAGGAGGCAGTCGGTGCGGCGTGGGGAGAGGTAGGCGAGCAGGGCGGTGACCGGGGACTCcccctcggcgccggcggcctccaGCTCGAGCAGCGCGTCCCCCGCAGcggagaagacgaagacgCGGCCGCGGGAGTCCCCCACGGCGAAGTACTTGGTGAGCCCGTCGGCGTCCTCGTAGGgcagcgccgcggcggccgccgcgtgcGCGCCGGCCCCGAGCCGCACGGCGGCCGCGAAGTGGAACCGCTCCGACCAGACGGGCCGCCGCTTCGTGACCGCCACGCCCTGCGCCTGCGGGAGCGGGGCCCGCCAGTCCCCCGCCCCAGCACCAAGCGCGGCTTCCACGGcggtctgcggcggcgggggctccggctccgcGACGGATCTGGCGGCGAGCGCGGACTCGAGCGCGCGGGCGGACGCGGCGAGCGAGGACGCGACCTCCTCGAGCCTCCCCAGCAGCGCGGCCAGCTCCTCCACCGgcaccgtcgccgtcgccgtcgccgtctccgccgtgtgAACCtcagcctcctccgcctccgaccccgcggcggcggcggcgagcaggaggaagaagaggagggcgCGGTGGGCCATGGCTGTCAGCGAGCGCTGGGCGAGTAGGGCTTAGTTAGAGTGGCATGGAAGGAGGCTTGGGGATTAGTATTAGCTTGGGAAAGCGAAGGGGATCTGCTCTCTCAGCTTCAGCTATGGAGACGGAGTAAAGTGGCCGCGAGGGCGGGACCCACGTGTCATCTGGGAAGGCCGTTTCATGTGGGCCCCGTCGGTCAGCCGCTGGTCTATCATCTTTGTTTGGTTTCGTGTGCAGGTGCAGTTGACCGCGGGATGCCATGGACGGGGGTGTCAGGTGGCCGGCTTCCAAACATGTGTGCTCCAGCAGATTTTTCATCTCATTCTTTATTTCAGAATCCTCAAATCCTCCCTCGTCTCCAAATAGTACTTCTTTGGATTCTCAGTTCCTGTCGtcattttagttcaaatttaaaaaacaaTTCTCCGCGTGATGTGGCTTGCTGGGCTTCTCTCACTgacgattttttttatagaagaGAGAATGCACGGAAATGAATAAATGATAAGAAATGCATAACCTTTCAGGGGCTACAGTTTGATCGAGGAGTTCAGGACATGCATGTAGTATCATAACCTGGCCAGAAAGCTTATCATGAGTGGTCTCATATATATCAAGAATCACAGATTTGATGTTTGGTACTCTGATCACATACTTTGATGTTGAAGGAAGAAACAATATATAGGATAAACACAGCAGCTAAAAAGCTACTCAGGTAAATTAAATGGTGCTCAGAAAGCTTGCCATTTTCTTCAAACTACAACAGGTAACAGAAGAGGCACATCATTGTTAACAACAATGCACATTCAGGCAAAACAAACTACTTGCACATGAACTTTTTTGGTTTGCTTTAGATTGGAAGGCAGAAAGCATAATAACCGGCACAACAAACAGCGTTGGAGTTGTAAATTAAAAACGGCATTCATGAGTACCAAGCATAAACATAAGATGAGTACCAATAGATAGACGACATAGAGGATCACCATAACACACAAATATCTCCTACAATAGATAGACGATATAGATGATCACCATATAACACACAAATGTCTGCTACAATAGATAGACAACGGAGATGATCGATCACCATAACACAGAAATAACtataggaacagagggagtacaatagaTACACGACATAGATGATGACCATAACACACAAATATctgctatatatatagttaGTTAGATAGATAATTAAATGGAGCACATGCAAGCATGAAAGTCCTCCTCTCCAGTCtcagttggagttggagacaGCAGCCACCTTGTGAGCATCATCAGCACCGCCAAATCCTCGAAAGATGAGATCCTCGTCATCACTGGGAAGCTGATCGACAAGATCATCGTCTTCATCGGGGACGTAGGGGTGATAATAACCTTCCTCTATAGCCCtgcgctcttcctcctcggtaGCCACAAGCAATCTGCTGTAGTCCTTGTTCTTCCATTCCTCGTCCACAATCACGGCAATCTTCTCCCTGTTGGTGTAGTACTCCTCGTCGACCTCGTAGTAGCCCTTCTCCTTGAGATCCTCGATCACCTCCTGCCGGAACTCCTTCCACTTCTCGTCAAACTTGCGGTTTTGCTCGGCGTAGCGCCGGTGGGCGAGCTTCCGCTCCTGGATCCACTCCGCCGGGAAAAACTCCGCCAGGTCGTCCAGGTAGTGCTTGTCCGTGATCGGCTCTGGCTCTGGCGGCCTGAGGACGATTATGTCCTAGATCTCGGCTTTTGACAGCCGGTACTTGCGACCTTTTccggatgcggcggcggcggacgaatCGACGCCGGGCTGattgacggcggcggcggatgggaGCTTGGCCTCCTGCAGCATCTTGTCGATGGCTAGATCGTTTCGCCGATTGATTTTCTTCTTCCGATTCTTGGATATCTGGATCTCTAAGATAATAGCAGTATATATGAGCGGAGAAGTAAATAAGAACCCTAGCCAAGCTTCTTTGCGCCTCAATCAATGAATTATGGTCGGTTTACTTCGGTCGCAGTTTCCTTGGCCAAGTCGAACAAACAGACGGACTGGGCCTAATCTGATTTCGGTGATCATTGGGCCGGGCCTTCCACTTCTAATAAGGAAAAAGTTGGGCCTCAGGGGCCCATGCCGCCGGCTCCCTCAAGTTCCCCTTGCGCCCACCGGGTTGAAGGAGTTCGAAGCGGCAGCGGGTTCAGCGGCGGGTGGGGCGTGGTTGTTGAGATATTTTGTCTCTTTTGTGTGCGGATGAATGGAGTGTTGGATTTACTAATTCAGCGGCGGGTGTATCGATCGAGCTATGTGTCTCAGTGTGTGTGGATGGATTGAATAAGAATGTGTGGTACTTGATTTTGATCTTAATTGGGCGTATGCAGCATAATTGATGAATTAATGGCTTTAGCTTCAGACTGAATTCAGAGTTAGAAATTTGTGGATTTACTTACTGTTCCAGAGGCTTGATCAGATATTCAGATGGTGACTCGATCAAGCGCTGTCTATACCTTAATTACCAACGAGGGATCCATCAGCTTTACTGAGTTGGGAAAAAACGGCCACGGCTAGAGGCAGCTCTACTGGCTGTCTATAGCTTTACTTTAGTCTTAATCTTGTGACTCCTGATCAATGCTTCGTACTTATTCTGCTGCAATATTGCTTAGGTAGAGATTTCGTCCTACCACATGTACTGTTTTATTTATATGATGCAAAAGCTTAAATGTTTACTGCCATAGGCTGCCATAAAAAGATTATTCTTGGGCATGTAAGATCATGATCTGGGAGGTTAAGCTTAATTATGACGTTTTCTGGTGTTCCTTGAGATACCTCAAAAGatacaaataaaatgaaatgataGAAAGATAGATACAAAAAGATACAAGTATTCCGTGAAATAACTGAACGATATGTAATTTATTTCGTGAAATAACTGAACAGTGAGATGTTTGTGATTTGATGACAATATGCATGGTGAGGGAGTGTTCATGAAGGAGATGGATTAGGATGTGCACAAAAGCCAATCACCGTATATGGGAAGCAAGAACACCTGCATCGTATATGTGCGGTACTTCTTTATAtgtttaattttgttgttccgttgcaacgcacggacattgTACTAATTTGGTTAATACCCATTGCAAGTACGACACAAGCACTGGTTACAGAGAGTAGAGACGCGTGCTTGCCCATGCAGAAGAGCTGAATTTCAAGATGTCAATGGATAATCAAAATGTGGATATTCATGAATATCCAGACCATGGATCGCGGGTATGGAGCGGGTTTTTGATCATGAATATCCACGAATGGATACTCGCCAACTCATGAATCGGACACATATATCACATTTGGTCCATGAATACCCATGGATACTcggtatttattaaaataaataaatactgacatgtgggtACATTAGTTAGCTATGTGATTCGTATAAATATAGTCCCTTTCCCACTCAACcttaaccctaaccctaactccCTCCTCTCCGTCAGTCCCACACTCCCACCCCAGGAGTCCTGCCATCGCTCCCGATCTGTCTTTGACTCCCGGTTCCCCCACTGATCATATAAATAGTTCCTGATGTATATGTGATATATATGTTGTTTATGATGTATAttgcatggatatggataatCCATGGATACTCGATGGATGTGGATATTGTTTTTCATCCATGGATATTTTCGTGCATGGATAGTTGGTTTGACGATGGATATGAATATGGATTTGATTGATCCGTCCAGACTCGCCCCATTGCCATCCTGAGCTGAATTTGCTCTTCTCTGATGGCAAGCTTTTTGGTGCAGTTACAGCCTTACAGGCTATCTTGCCAAGCAAAGCAAGATTTTTCAGCCCCAACCAAACCATCATCCTATCCCAGCGAGGGTATGGCTCTCGTAGCCTGAGATCCAAATGCACCCTTGGTGCCACCTCAACTCCCATAAGACGAACCAAATACTCCATGGGTGCTCAAAAAGCTTACCATTTTCTTCAAACTGCAACCGGCAATAAAAGAGGGACATGAGAGCATCGACAAGAACAATGCACATTCAGCATAACATTTGCTTATTTAGGTTAACAGGCAACACAACAGACAGAAGGAGATAGAAACCATGTTCACTATCCACATTGGAGTTGTAAATTAAAAACGGCGTTCATGAGTGCCAAACATAAAAATAGGAGGAGTACCAATAGATAGACGACATACATGATCACCATAACACACAAATATCTCCTACAATAGATAGACGACATACATGATCACCATAACACACAGATATCTCCTATAGATGGACGACATAGATGATCACCATATAACACACAAATGTCTGCTACAATAGATGGATGACAAAGATGATCGATCACCCATAACATACACATATCTCCTACAATAGATAGACCACATAGACGATGACCATATAACACACCAATATCTGCTACATATAGTTAGATAGATAAATGGAGCACATGCATGGACATGGAtgcaaactcctcctctccaGTCTCAGTCGGAGACAGCAGCAACCTTGTGAGCATCATCATCCCCCCCGAATCCTCGAAAGATGAGATACTCGTCATCACTGGAAAGATCATCGAGAAGATCATCGTCTTCGTCGGGGACGTAGGGCTGATAAGAACCATCCTTTCTAGCCTCgagctcttcctcctcggtaGCAATCTGACATCTACTGAAGGTCTTCTTCCAATCAACCTGCGCCGCCAACGCGACAAGCTCCTCCCTGTTGAGGTAGTGCTCGTCGTCGGCCGGCACTGGCAGCATCTTGTCAATCGCCGATGCCCTCCTCTGTGACCCAAACGGATCGAGGGATCCCGGCTCATCTGCAGCCTTGGCCGTGCAAACTCCCTCGGGCGGCGCCTGCTCTCTCTCCGCCGCGACCGCCGCCTTACTCTTgtgggaaccctcgccgccggccgccgaaCCCTCCATGGACTTGGGGGCGGTGCACGGCGTCAGCGTCCACTTCTCCGCCTCCATCGAACCCTCCTCCTCTTTACCCGCCATGATCTGGATTTGGATGTTGCCCGGGCTTGGGTTGGGGATTataggaggcggcggcgatcttGGTCTATATAAAGAGCACGAGAGACAACCGTAGCAAGGAGTAATCCCTATCGGTATCGGTCCCAAGAGAGATAGCGGGTGCACTGTTTTGATTGATTGTACAGTACTTTATTCGAATTTTAATTAGGTTGCACCTAAAAACAAGGCCAAGACATGTTTCCTGCTGATTAATTCCTTGGATTCcacatgtttgtttttttttcttccaaaagcATGTTCAAcggaaggaaaagaagaaaaagtaTACTAATAACACCTCCAAGTCATGTGAGTTGGGCTCTAAACttggaacttttttttagcgtACTAAAACTGATGTACGGAGTAGTTTTAGACCAATATTTGGTTGGCACTTCATCTAACAATATAAATGTAAGACAATCATACGGAAATTATACAGAATGAGTATCCAACTCAGTGTTCCACTTCATATATATTTCAAGTATCAAGTTGCACTGCATGTATTACAAACAAAATTAGTGTTCACAGCTCACGATCAGAAGTCGAAGCATTACTTCAAATCTGTTACTTCCGCCTGGGGGTTCTTATACCCGGCTTATTTATTTTCCCCTGCGTATTACAAAATCCGTAAGATTTTTCGGCAGATTTCATTCACCTAACAAAACATGCTCAACTTAGCAGCACACATACGGACACTACTATGGCTGTGGCCTGCTCTGCACTATGAACACATCTTCCCCAACCAGGCAACCTTCCACATCCTGCGCACTCCCAAGCCTCTGCTCCAGATACTGGCCAATGGCGGCCAGCCGCTGACCGAACTGTTTCCTGAAGGTTCCGTCGACGGACAACGCTTTCTTGCTGTAATCTACGGTCAGATGAACCACCTCCCCGTCAGCTGGGCCAGAGTTGAGCACCACCATCTCCTCGCTGAAATTTGCGAAGGCTACAGTGGTGACGTTGGTGTCGAATTTGTCGCAGGAGAGCCTCCATGGGGTGCCACGGGTCCCCGCAGCGAGGGTTTCTCCCAGCCCAGGTGCGACCTCGGCTTCGACAACCCTGGTATCATGGTCAGAGGGGCTGACAGTGTGAAGAACGAATGATAGTTCTGGCTCCAGCATTTCTTGCACAAGAATGGCCATCTTGGCTTCTCTCTGAGGCACACCGGCAACTCGACGACTGAGGATGGCTCTCCTTGTGTATAATGAAGCCCAGACCCGTGCAACCGCAGCTCCAAAGGATTTTGTGTCTGAGAGACTGACATTAGGAATAGAATCATAGAGTCCGGCGGCTGACATACCGGCCAAATCCTCCACATTAGCACTAGACCTGACGATCAGCCGTGCATCCTCAGGGAAGATTGTTTTCAAAGATTCAACAGTTTGTTCGGTTGGTGAAAGTAGTGACACCATTGCTTGTAGCTCAGATGATAGGCTATCAAGTTCACCACTTTCGACTTCAGCTGCCTCAATCCTCTCTAGAAGGCTTGTATATGATTCCACTGATCCACTTTTCTTGAGCGCATCCTCCATTGATCCAAATGGAATCACGGCACCAGAAGGAACTTTGAATGCTGCTGGAATTCCTTGATCACTGTAAACTAACCAatgataaaagaaaaagaaaaagaagatcaTAAAATAGCTTCAACGAAAAGAATTAGAAGAGAACACTTCTGTTACATGAATAATGATATTTGAGGTGACAATCTTAACCATATCATTTTGTCACTCTAACAAACCATTATCTGAATCTCCGTCATAAAAAATGCCCAGCCCTGGAGCCTGGTTACCATGGCTAGAACATATAAATAAGATGAGTTATATATTTGGTAGGTACAGGATTAGATGATCTTACCAGCGGTGTATCATGATTCTACCAAATTATACCTATGAACGATTTTACAGCACAATGACACTGCAGCAAAAGACCAGGGTGTACTTTGGTTGAATATGAAAATGTGGAATTTAGTTTACATTACTATTTCCTGTTCAACACTTTCAATCAGAAATGTATTATACCCAGCTATTGAAGCAACTTTATTGAATTTTTACTTGACACTAGAAAATTTAAGAGCATCTCAATCTATTCAAAATGCCCTGCTTTTATTAAGACAACATGCTTAACTTCCAAAAACTATTAGCAGCCATGTTCATGTAAAACTTCTTAGTTTCCATTCATAAGAATGTCGGAAAACAAATATAGACATAGTTTCACGAATGGTactgaaagaaaaatgataCCTTTATTTGACAGTGAGGCCAGCACAGAAAGAGTTCCACAAGATTTAGCTTTAGCACCAGAAGATTCAATTGATGCCTCT
This is a stretch of genomic DNA from Brachypodium distachyon strain Bd21 chromosome 1, Brachypodium_distachyon_v3.0, whole genome shotgun sequence. It encodes these proteins:
- the LOC100841362 gene encoding uncharacterized protein LOC100841362 — its product is MSFKCVVGATVASLGIAYVCDTAVSDKKIFGGTVCKTATDKEWQQATDAKLQAWPRTAGPPVIMNPISRQNFIVKPSD
- the LOC100837639 gene encoding uncharacterized membrane protein At1g75140, giving the protein MAHRALLFFLLLAAAAAGSEAEEAEVHTAETATATATVPVEELAALLGRLEEVASSLAASARALESALAARSVAEPEPPPPQTAVEAALGAGAGDWRAPLPQAQGVAVTKRRPVWSERFHFAAAVRLGAGAHAAAAAALPYEDADGLTKYFAVGDSRGRVFVFSAAGDALLELEAAGAEGESPVTALLAYLSPRRTDCLLFSGHADGSIAAHRLTESSPHGDDWLTLAVASSRILVRGLDGSPVLHLEAHHAGRSRYVLSCDAGRRIRVFTENGTLYGTAIASSTPLAFVKQRLLFLTEAGAASLDLGSMTVRETPCEGLAEALNGSRPKAYSFDPSERFKAYGFTDAGDLVHLLLLGDVASLKCRVRAVKKAEADSPVAIQTIKGYLLVASQDKIMVYNTSSQYYGRVGAPRPLFTTTINEIKSVFAGPGAVMSALPPGKPLIVADREKLVILGLGDGYIAIYRSNFPVYRPESNAVVWSGPALLFLLFLIGIWQVYVKKKDSLGWTPEETFSTSVTAPTGSILNHPASDRAFADSTTRAADRGYVDGTTRASDRSYVDSTARSTDRGYAEAARAVDLRGGALRSAPRRYVSPTRYAGAAGIPYRPVSAEPGLRATPELKYRGPGMEPPGFPKKRDMFSNNQAVVDDHVE